Genomic window (Nymphaea colorata isolate Beijing-Zhang1983 chromosome 1, ASM883128v2, whole genome shotgun sequence):
aaaggcaactTGGACACGGTGCATGtatccaaaaatgaaaagaagcaaCCACGTCCTCCGGTCAAGAACGCGTATCAGCAGGTTCATACAAGCCAATGCGGTGAAAAAATCCCATCCCAACCCTCAATTATCCCAACGCCACCCCCTTTTCCATTGATGACCAAAcacatgaacaagaaaaagaaatttaagcGAGACAGTAGAACGCAAGAGTGGTAGATTCAATTTTCTGGGAGGCGGAAAAAGATGGGCAAAACTGTCTAAAAACCAGAAACAGTTTTCCTGTTTCACCGTAGCTAGATAACACATGGGTCAGCGCAAACCCCCTACACTGGTTCCCTCTAGATGGGCGCACCATCTACAGGCCTCCTGCTGTTAAAGAGAGCCGAGTTAGAGACCTTTACAACAGCAAGGACCAGAGTCATGAGCAACGTGTACGTGTCGCCATCTAGAGCTTTCTTCGCCCTCCACCAGACCTTCAGCATACCCTTGCATCTCACTACTTACCCCTATGCAAGAGAGGATGGAGGAAACAAAAGCTTCGGTCTCCCTGATTTACGGTCAGTAGTAGCATCACGAGCGCGAGATGACCTCCAGCAACCAGATCACCGATTTTTAGTAGCTTCTCATCCTCGGGCTGCCAATTATGCATGAGCACCCTCGTCATCTGTATCCTGCCACAGTTAAAACTGCAAAAACTCATTGGATCTTTTCTTGCTTCTGTTTAGTTCCTGCAGAGCTATGATCTGCAGATTTCATAGGCACAGTGGACACCGCGTGAAGATAAGGGAAGGCCGCAGCCACAACAGCTGCTGCAGTGGGGTTGTTAGCTGGATTGGCAGCTGTGCTCAAGGGAGTGGTGAACTGGTGAGTGTGCAGGACTCCTACACTGCCCCTAGGAGCAGCATTACTGGTATTACCAGACTTCAACGATTCAGGAGCAGAGCTGGTGAGAGAGAGACTGGATCCACCTAGTGAGAGTGCTCCTGTGGCCGCAGAATTTGAAGACACTGACGTCAAGTTCTGTGATTGCTCCGATGACGGTCTTCTTTGGGGCAGGTTACAGATGGATGACTGCACCGAAGAAGATGGTTTTGGGTAGTACCCTGCAGCAGCATGTGGAGGGGCCTGAGAAGACTGTGCAGCAAGGTAGTTATTGGCAAAATAGATCTGAGCGGGCTGGTATTGTGCCTTATTAAGTTGTGGCTGAGACTGGTGCTGGGTTTTTAAGTTTGACGGCTGGACAGGCTGCTGTTGCGACTGCTTAAGCGATGAACCCTGCACCAACTGCGGATGCCCGAAACTTGAAGGCAAATTGTTTCGACCACCAAGAGGTGGAGAAGACTTTCTATTCGAGCTTGTATGTGAATTCTTTTGTGGCTGTGAAGCAGCTGGCACTGGTGTAGGCAAAACCCCTCCTTTAGTGGCTGCAGCAGTTCTAGTAGAGGGGTTTCCACTGCTCTTTGTAATGGAGGGTGAAGGCGATCCAGTAATGGGAGTGGACGAGTGCGGCCTGGCTGGAGCAGCATTAGAGACATTGCTACTTGAGGAAGAATTTGGCAGGCCGTGTGTCACATGTCCCCCCATTGGCATTGCAGTAACCTTTGCATTCACGCCATTGTTAGCAAAAGATATCTGTGAATGTACAGCAGAAGAACCAGGTCCGGCAACAGGACCTTTAGGTTGCTTTTGTGGGGACGGGAGAGATGCAGATGCTACTGTTCTTGCGTTAGACACCGCTGCTGCAGATTTCCACTGAGGCGATTGTGCAGTCCCTGGAATTAGAGCTTGTGGAAAAGCAGACAGCCCACCAGGAAACATGTTTACTGGAAGACGGTCAGTGTAAGACACGGGAATAGCAGTCTGTAAGGAAACAGTTGGTACATTTGCGTTGCTTGTACCCGATTTTGAACGGGCAATGAACTGAGACTGCTGCTGTGACTGCTGGGTATTGGTAGTACTGGAAGAAGTAGGGCAAGACACCCGAGTTCCATTAGCAGGAGCTGAGACAAGATTGAGGCTGCGCGACTGATTTTCAAGGATGGCAGGGTTAGAAACATGAGAAGGAGAGGAACCAAAGATGGAGATGGAGGCATTCTCGTTATTCTCTGACTGCCGTGAAAAAGTGAGTGTGTGGGAAGCAACAGCAGGAGCAGCCTTTGTACCACCCGCTGTCCTTTCTTCTTGACTAATAGCACCACCAATATGGTCACTGGCACTCTTACTATCGTCTCCAATCTTTTGGTTAGTGGGGCGCTGCACATGCTGTTGCTGAGCAGAAGCTGCCGCTGCAACAGCCTGGGCAGCTGCAAGTTGATAACTCTGTCTATAAGACTCTGGTAAATTCTGAAATATAGCATGATGACCTTGAGCCATGGAGAAGTCAATGCCTGGAGGGAAAGACATGGCAAAAGTCTGAGATGGCAGGAACTCCATGCCTTTTAGACTATATTGAAGATGAGGATCTGAACTCTGAGGCTGAAGAAGCTGCTTCTCACCATTCTTGGTACTGCCCAAGGAAGACATGATAGAAAAATTTTGAGCATGATGGATGGGAACAGGAAGAGGGCTGATGCCATAGCTCGTATTGACAGttggatgaagatgatgattggCATGGGTAAGGAAATTAGGGGAGACTTTTCTATCTGCAGCCGATGGACTATCCCCTTCAGCAGGATGACCAGCTTCTCTTTGGCATGGCTGTGAGGCATTCGAGTTGTGATGAGGGTGAACAGAGTTGGATGGAGACTGGTGCATTTTTTGTGGAACCTGCAGCTGCGGCTCCTGTTGCAACTGCTGCTGTTGTTTGTAGTTATGCGAACTGCTGCCACCGCCACCTTGCAAACGCTGCTGCTGAGAGTGCTTATGAGATGAAGAGGAACCACTGGAAGTGCTTGGATTCTGCTGTCCCTGTTGAGGAGCCTGAGATTGAGCCTGCTGGATTTGAGAAGGATGAAGCATTTGTGATGCATAAAAGGATCCACTGAAGAATTGTGGAGGTGGTGCAGCAGCCGCCTGGCCCAGATGCACAGAGCTGCTTCTATAAGCTGAAGCAGCTGCTGCAGCTCCAACATGGGCAGGAATCTGGAAAGGATAGTCACTGCCCTGTACCATTGCTATGTACTGAGCTTCGTTGGTGGGAAAGTTTGCATAATTGTAGTTCACAGTAGCAACTGCTCCAGAGCCACCAACTTGAGCTGCCGACGGAGCAACAGCGTGCCCACTAACGGGGGTTTCTGATCCTCCAGGTCTGACCGCTGCTGCCACCTGATTCAGGGGGAAGATTATGGCATGGCCATGCTGTAAAAGAATAGCCATGATATAAGCTATTCagggggaaaaaaggaaagatattAAGCGCCACCATTTACAGAGAAAATGTCAACAACATACCGGTATGTTAGCTGCAGACGGCGCAATGGTTGGTTGCTGGACAGCTGTTTGCTGCTTCCGCGGGCCATCTGCAACCTGGGCTGAAGCTTTCTCTTTAGGTGTATGGCTACCATAAGTGGCAGCATTTCCATTACCCTTGTCCTGTATTGAGGCTGCGGTCCTCCCAGAAGTCGTGAAGTTGGCAGCAGGAAATGCGCCTGATATGGGGCCAGCAAGTATCATCCCTTCCGTTGACGGCATTGCGTTGAGGTTGCAAGGTTTGGCTCCAAATAGAGAAGCATTGCTTGCCGCAGCCCAAAATGGATTAATACGAGCTATATGTTGTAGATAACTAATCATCTTGGCAATGAAGCAGTGTGTAGCACAGCGTTTGTATCGTTGATGAGGCAGGAGAATGTGCGGCTACAGTTCAACGTCGGAGAGAAACACTCAATTCAAAATACCCCACAACTGATAATAGACGAGATagagagagcgagcgagcgagagaaagagagagagagagagagagagagagacctgaagCGTTGGCGCTCCCGGGTTGCCCTCCATCGACACCACTGCTTGAGCAGGTGGAGCTCCAGGCCAACTTGCTGGGGCTTGACCTATATACCTGCAGAGAAATTCCAACGTATTACGAAAtgatatgagaaaagaaagattaGCGAGACAGGGAAAAAGGAGAAGCTAAGATACGTAATGACAATGAACTAAATACCCAATAGGAGGAAGACCGCCCGGCCAGCCAGGAATCGTCACATGCGGCAAAGGCGCTGGTCCCGCCATCGCTGGTGCAGTGCCAGAACCATGTGGAGCTGAGATAAAAgccgaaagaaaaaaaattacaaaccaTTTTTCTACCGCTAAACCAAAAGAGCATGACCAGGCCAACGCTTACCAGGTTTCTCCTTCTGAATATACACGTCCGGTGCCTTCATATCACCCCTGGCGACCTTCGAATTCTTCTGACCGTGCTGTTTGCAGCCTTCCCGATCTGATATTTCCACATCCATATGCAGATCAAGCATCCGATCTTTACTTTGCTTTGCCTGTTCGCCCGCGCCACTCATCTCTGCTCGCTTCTCTAGTTCAGAGTCGTTTGAAGGAACCTCTTCCTGCACCTTCGGTACCGCTTTCTCCTTCCCTTCAGACAGGATGATTTCCTCTTTCGCATTCACGGCCTCGATTTCCAAAGTCTGAAAACAGAAATAAGAAACTCAATTACCCAAAAAAGGTACTACAAATATTAAGCTtggaaggaggagagagaacGGAGTAACGAAAGGAACATTCAGACCCGATACTCACCGAATCACCATTTGTATCCCCGTCCATCATAGACTTCGCAGGAGGAGCCTGGCACAAAGACATAACAAAATTATAAGAAGGCACCAACAAATGGTCATGGCAACGTTTCCAATTTATGAATGAGGTTTCACTTCCCACCATTAGATCAATCTTGAAGTTCTGCTCCTTCTGCCCATCGCATGTGGAGAGACTAGAAGAAAACCTGAAAAGCAAATAGATATAAATGCATCAATTCCAGCCATAACCAATCCATAGGTGACCATCATCTTACCAAATTCCTCACCCTTTAGTGGCATCTTCAGAACTAACTTCGGGCTTCACCAAACCAGTCAATTCGACCTGCGGCTCGGACTTCTCGCTACAAATTACGTCCGGAATCACCTTCTCTTCAGCCGCTTTAGCCGTTGCGTCCAAAAATGCAGGCTTATTTTCTTGGATGAGGTGAAATTTCTCTGATTCCTGATTGGTCTCAAACTTTATGGATCTCGCACCATCGACCCCATTGGGAACTACATCCAAGCTATTTTTGTCTCCCTTGGGAGAAGAGACCTCCATCTTCTCTGCCTCATCAATAGAGGAGGCCGAAATGGTCGAAATCACCCCACTTCCAAATCCGCTCTTTTCCTCCTCCGGTTTCACCGGCCGAGGCCTTTTCCTCTTCGGAGCCCCTATGGACACAAAGAACGAATCAGAAAACAACCAACGAAAAGTAAAGGGCTTTTCTTGCCGTCTACCGGCAAAGTTAAAAGAGAATCGATTACGAGACTGACCCAAAGCTGGGGAAGCCGCCGCCATCGAGCTCAAAGCCTTCGGCGGCAGACCGACCGATTGCTGAGGGGAGAGAGGGGACGACGCTCGGGCCTTTCCCACCAAAGTCGAGGATTCTTCCTCCCTGTCCTCCACCTTCATGGACGAAGGATTGCCTGCGAGTTCTGGATTCACAGAGGGGGCCGGGTATTGCCTCAACCCGAACAGGACCTCCGCAACCTCGATCTCGATCTCCTCCTGGTTTGAAACCTTTGCTACCTTCGCAGGCCTCTGTTTCGCTCCAATCGGCTTCTGAACTCACAcatacacagagagagagagagatgcagatCTCAGGAGAAGGCGAGAGAGTAAGAATCGAAAAGAAAGGAATGTTTTGAGACGCTGAAACAGACCACTCTCCGACGGATTGACGCGTTGGATGAAGGTGGCGAAACGGAGGCCGCACTAGGAGTTGCCGGAGAAGTGGAACACTGTCGCAGGGCTGGAAACTGGTCTCCTCCTCCACCCCCTGAACCAGAGCTCTCATGTGATCTTTTCACTGAAGCTGCAGAGCAACACgaaaacagaagaaaatcaACCAACAAATCCAGAGAAGAAAGTTTTCATCCACCAATTAATTATTCCGAAGGGCCGGCCTCTCACCAGACCGAGCCTTCCGCGGCACCGGCACTCCAATCATCTCATCGGGGACCTTCCATGGCGGCTTAACGATCTTAGCTGCCGCAGGCGGGTTACCCCTTCGGTGGTTCGCTACGGACGAGTCCTCATCCTCGTCATCGTCCTCTTCCTCAATATCCACACTCTCTTCAGAGCTCTCGTCCCCTCCCTCTTCCCTGTTACCATGCAACCTTTCCCCCCTCCGCCTCTTGCTCCGACTCAACCGATCCTTCTTTCGATCCCTCAGCCGCACGGCCGCCATTTCCTGCAGCTCTCCGGCCACTGCCTCCTCTGAGCAACAAAACCCAAAGGTAAATCATGTCAGTCCTtacagaagaaacaaagaaagaaacaagaacctAACCAGCAAACTCTATCCGGTCGGAATCTAGCAGTAAAAGCAAGGAAACTCCCAAAGAAGAACCCTTTCCCTACCAGGCGAGTCCCTCATCCCGCTACCGCCGTTCCTCTGCGGCCTCCTCCGCGGCAACCCATTCGCCATCGGCTGTGCTCTCCTAACCTCCCTATTCCTGTCCATCACCCCCGGCGTCGATCGCCCTCCCGCTCATCTAACTCAGACCTTCGACCACCTCCTGCCGTCCGATCTCCGCCCGATCTCGGCGCATAATTCCACCCACAACACCGGAAGACGTCCCACCGGGAAACCACCCTCGCATTCGAGCACCTCGACGTCCGACCGAGAACCCTCAAGAATCTCCGACCCTGAAACCGAAACCCCAAGCCGAGGAGACGCCCTTCTCCAGATATCCCCCTCAACCTCCCCTTCGCTCTCTCTATCCTCTATCCTCTGCCGTCGCCTATttctcctctccctttctctccatctctcaACCGCGCGACCCCACTCCATAGTGGGCGCATGGACGGCTGAAACGCCCCAGACGTTCACGTCGAAACACGACCACCGTCCGATCGATGAACGCATCGGACGGTCCCCATACTTTTGTGCCAGCATGGCGAAACGCTACCCGTTAGATGAGCCGAACGCCGGGGCCCCTCGCCGACCTCACCACGCGTCCATATTCGCATAGGCCCCGCTTCCGCACCAAAAGCATCGCCGATGAGGCCGCGATTAATTCCTCCACCTACACGTGTCCGTCACTGCTATCTCCGTACAGCCCCATTAGCCGGTGTAACTCCGGGGCCCACCGCAGAGAAAGAGGCACAGTAGTCAAAACGGTCCCGGCTTCTTCAACTTTTTgcgtttaatttttttttgtcagttggggaaaaaaaaaaagggcagagAATTCCACGCTTCTCCGATTCCCCCTCCCATCGCCGACCCAGTTGACTAATCGGCTGCCCCGCATAAGAACGAACGGCCCCGATGAAACGCGAACAGGTTGTAGACCGTCCATCTCGAGCGCGAACCTTCCTCGCCTGCCCCCACGTACCGCTTTCATCCCGAGCGCCACGCTGGCAGCGAGGAGAACCCCACCGTCTTCGTGTCGGGCGGATGGTTCTGGGCCGTCGGATCGATCCGCATCTGACGATTCAGAAGGCGAGGTTCGTGGGAGCTTCCGTGGGCGTGGGGCCCGCTTGCGCTCGTGGGCGTTGCCGACGTGGCGGAGAGGTCGCGTGGGTCCAActaactcaatttttttttttttttggtttaccGAAAGGGGTGACGTTGCTTGCTTCTTGACGGAATTATCTCCCACTTCGGCCCACGTGGCTTCCTTGCTACACTGACGCTGGAGACGTGTCGAGAGGAAAGCCTTTGGTGCCACGTAAGGCGGGGTTTTGCTGCAGCCTCATTGGACGATTCCGATCTGGTAATGAGCTGCCCACCTCCACCGAATACCTTGAGATCTTTTCATAAAACCAACTAAATTGCACATAACTGCTCCAATTTAAGATATTTCGAAAATATGCCAAACTTTTGAACATTTCCATTGAGATGCTTGATCAGCAAAATAAGTACTAAGCAACGGCACATTGTCCGTGGCTTCGTTCCACATGATGTGCAAGGCGTGAGCACCTCAGAAAACTCTAGTTCAGTTACCATGGCTCTCACACGGGAATCTCGTGAGAAGTCGACAGTCAtttgagaaaaattaaaagtttgatgGTCAACAAAAAGTATACTAAAAGTTGGGCCGGTTCTGTAAATTTTCgaaaactctaaaaaaaaaaaaaaagagtatgaTTTCTGCCACTGGAGGCTGCACCATTTAAAAAATAGGGATTTTTATCTTGGAGAAACGTGGGGTGGGCCCAGGTTCCGCCTAATCTTGTGGCCCCAATCTGGGGCTCTCCCCCCACTCTCTTCTCGCTGTGGgacccaccctctctctctcctgtccTCTTCCgctttctgtttctctctcctctatCGCTTTCCATCGTTTCCGCAACTTGGGCGGGACTTTCTCTCACTAGCCTTTCGCTCCCCAGTTTCTCTCACCTCccagaatctctctctctcttttccttcgtgtttgtttttttgtcgttaccttctctctctctctctctcttcattccCATCAGCATCCGAGCTGTAATCGCAGGAAAGTCGCTTTGCCACGTGGGATAGAGACTCTCGTCCACGTCATCAATCTGACGTGGACTTTTCACCTCCTTTTaagtaataaaataacaaaaaaattattacttTTAGAGACGATTTGGGAAGCATAGTCACGAAAAACGTCTTcatgttttagatttttttttaagtataatacacttaaaaaacgaaaaaaatgtagtacattttttaaaaattaaaaaaataaaaataatgaaaaaaagtaaaattagtgaaaaactgataatacaaacaaaaaaatagatttacgacaaataaaaattagaaaataaaaaaatgatgtttttttcattaacgttttgttgaaaaaaatgatgtttttttaagctttaaacgattaattttatttatctcattttttacgttttttttccaaaaacaacgcattttttgtaattataaaaagatagagaaaatgaaaaaccttTCTGCTCACTAAAAGGAAAACGTttacaataaaatattttgtttgtaattttttagtAAGAATGGTATGCGTGAAAGCGTTGcaacattatttaaaaaaaaaaaatcaagaaagagaaaagctattggttttcctttttggctTTGGAATATAGAAAAAGGAATCAGCGGTTCCATTATAACTCGTGTAAGAATACTTTACTCTATTCGTTTTTACCAACACAATGATAGATTTTTAAATGGGGTGGGACCGGTCACAAATTCATTCGTACCTTTGCTCTTTCCATATTATATTGGCCGCACTCCCAACACTTTCCGGTTCATATGTAAACAAATCCCTAGGCATACACGTTTAttattgtttaaaacttttttatttgtttatgtccTTGATTGGTTAGAgggagaaagagtgagagaggatCGGGAAAGTCCAAAGTATCTTGTATTAAAAGAAAGAGCaccatattttatatatatatatatatatatataagagagagaaagagaggtagCTTTGGTTGGAAAAGCAAGAGGGGTTATTTTTTAAGAGAGTGCGCGTagtattctctttctctttctaaatattatatatattatattatatatatatataatatttagaaagagaaagagagagggagcatgacattaataaaaaaaatggatatgagcGTGTTGAATGGGAGGATAGTGATGGAACCACCCTCTAAGTCAAAAATATCAATCATATGTGCAAACTTGGCATGAAACTTAGTACCAACGGTTTTAAACCATAGTAGCAACATCAAACACGCTACAAACTCACCTTGGATAACTTTCATGAAGTGAGTTGTGTGCATAGTGTGAGGGAGCATTGATGGCTTAGAATTTAGATTTTGGAACCAAATTTCTGCAATCAtaatttttactaaaaaaattctcggtttatttcaaaaattagaGCAGATTTATAGAACACTTGTTGGTATGCTTTTATGCAAAATCTTGAATTTCACAAACTTCATAAACAAGAAGGAAATAGACAACTCAAATTCAGTAAAAATAAAAGCAGAAATTTAGCTTTTCCAAGACTGAATATAATCAAAAGCCCAAACTCAGACTATAAACCTTATATAGGGATGAATCAATTCAGAGAGTATGAAACACAGAGGGAGAAATAATGCATTTGGTAGAAGAATATAACATagttatatttaaataaaaaatctaagGTGGCCAAgttatgcattaaaaaaaaacaaaacataaatcccaaaagcaaAATAATATAAACAGTCCATCAAATAGAACAGAATGATGTCAGCTGAGCTAAAGCCCCCAACCATTGATATAGACGCACACTCCAAAGGGATTGAAGAAGATGGGAAGAAAACTTCCAAAATCAATCATGCCGACAAACACTTTTATCAAATTGTGGATTTTAGCATCCACCCCTatcatggatctcaaatccacaaTGTattatggatttgaaatccgatTTGGGCGGAGGGTTCGGATTTTAAAACAATATGCGGTGATCCCAAATCAGTATgcgcagttgcccacaccagtttcttaaaagttgtttatttttaaataaaaatcttaaatatttatctttttatatatatagattttaatatttatccttatatatatatatatatatatatatatatatataaaagtgtcccaccaaatttgagtatttttaaacaagtgcccctccTTGACTACCTTCAAAAGAGACTAAGATGTAATATATATAAGCTGAAATCTTCTAGCCATCTTGAGTTTGTTTAGTCTAATCACTGTTGTATTCTGCATTGTATAGGGTAGTGTTTTGtaataagatgaaagatttaTTCATCTAAATCTATCTGTCTCCACAAATCcacaaaatataatatatatatatatattcagtccTACTGAATGTCAGATGgctaaactttaaaaatatataactaaaaAACAATCATAGCAACAGTTTGTGGTGGCTTTAACAATGATTTATGATTATTTGAGCgactaattttaaaattgagtAATTCAACAACTACTAAGCATCctgcaaaattatatatataattcgagagagagagagagagagagagagagagagagagattgttttTGCACAAAATCGTTTGACTGGGATTCAAATGGCCGGTTCCTAAATCTTTTAATAGTTTTTTCATTCCACCTAACCCAATCAATCTGTAGACTTCTGgtatttttaaaaagagagagagagagaagccgaGTCCCTCGCACGGTCAAAGGTTGCTGCAACCGCCTTGCCTGAGCCTATAAGTCCATCATATTATCCGGACGGGGTCAActcaaaggagaaaaaaatacacTCAACTTTACTCCATGTTACCTCACTTGGAAGCGCCATAGCTTCGTTTGACAAAATGGGCCTTGACAAAATGTCGTATTATAAAATATCCGGAGAATCACGAAGAGGTGGGGGCATGCGAGACCGTGAGTGTAGAGTGTCGGAGGacaaaagataaaattaaaGAGAGTTGCATGACGTAGCTGCCATTTTAGACACCGGCCCAACAACACTGGGGGCCACCGCCCGGCGTCGACCCAGATGCCAAAAATTGCATGTTTTAAAGTGAAGATAAAAGGAAGAATTGCCTCCTTCAGTCCATCCCActcgtctctttctctctctggtaAAGGCATCTGCATGGTAAGTGGCGGAGCCATATTGTGATTGGTGTGGGTAGTTGTCCAcacaagttttttatttttaaataagaattttaaatatatatatataagtgttccACCATATTTGAGTACTTTTAAACAAGTGTTGGCTCCGCTACTACGGATAGTTCGACACCTCTCTTTACAGGTGAGTGCACTGGTGTCTCTCTCTTTGTGAATCTTTTTTCAAGGTACCAGTGCCGGCAATAAGTCATTAGGTCATTAGGTCATTAGGTCACGTGCCTTCGAAAGTTTAATTTGCAGTTCACCTACTATTGAGTCCTAATTCTGGATCGGTTTTTTTTaagattgaggcagattcataaaatattcacataacattttaattttaataacaaaCAACTTTTATAGGCCATTAAAGAAACTAGCTCAGTTAAAAGCATTTTCCATTCAAATAGTTCTATAATTATACGGAGGATGTGATTTATGCACCGTAATAATGCATGGAAGCTAGGCACTTTCCATGTTATGCCATTAACATGGGAAGATATGTTCCCACATTTTAACATatggacattttggtaattttatacagtgaaattttttgaaattttactttTGTCCTtataagagaaagagaaagggtcttccatttaatttataaatatattttaattatttacaaCCCGTAACACATAGTCCTTTGCTAGACACCATAACATATAACCTAATTAGCATGTAGAAGATAATGAGCTTCCTTAATTGCTACCGTCATTGCATGTTTTCGCATGGAGGGTGCAATAAATTAAGGGGCAAAGCTAATaacttttcaataaaaaaagtaaaattatagtttcaaaattttaataagagccGACATATTGCCGATCCCCTTGCTTTTGCCCCAAAATAAATCAAAACACAgaaatattataaatttataagaaATTTTCAAGATAAATTTTCTATGGCACATTGGTGCTATTTTTGGACTGTAACTTGGGGGCCCAATTTTATCAAATAAAAGCTTCAATGTGAAGTTTGTCTTTTGGAAACATGTGAAACTTTATTACCTTTTATATTATTCTACCAAGTTGAAAAGTGTTCTCATCTTTGCCAAAAATGAACGATATTGCCCTCGTTTCGCCACTTAGGGGCGTGGCCAGTTTTCAAGTGGAAGTAAAGgggaaaagcaaaagcaaaagcaggCTCCTGGGACTGTCAGAGGAATTAACATAATATTGATTATGACGGCCAAAAAGTGGTTATTAGGTGAAAATTTTTCTTCGGTTGAGTGTCAAATGAGAACTACAACGTCGTAATAATTTTATCGCTTTCGTACGTGCGGACCTCTGGTCATTTTTCACAATTGCAATTCAATAGATAAGAATCCGCGTGCCTGGCAAAATACTGGAGGGACTTCTTCACCCTTCACTTCGAGTtgtatttcacttttttttttttacttgaatgCTAACCACGTGGACAAGATATTAGTTATTCAAAAAGGTAGGATCAATTCAAAATAATATTTCCATATCTTTGATAAAGTATGTAAGTGGCAAGGTATATGCTATATAGTTATAGTTATTATAGACTTTTTAAATTAGACGAGTAAgagaagtatttcattttactgtTTAAAAAAGAAGTGAAGTTTCCACCTAACCCTTTGTCTccttaaaatatatagtttgtttgatgtctcatagtgttgttgttgttgcgtTTTAGCTTACACATCAATGACCCCTGTTTTGAA
Coding sequences:
- the LOC116251498 gene encoding protein TIME FOR COFFEE-like isoform X2, which gives rise to MDRNREVRRAQPMANGLPRRRPQRNGGSGMRDSPEEAVAGELQEMAAVRLRDRKKDRLSRSKRRRGERLHGNREEGGDESSEESVDIEEEDDDEDEDSSVANHRRGNPPAAAKIVKPPWKVPDEMIGVPVPRKARSASVKRSHESSGSGGGGGDQFPALRQCSTSPATPSAASVSPPSSNASIRRRVKPIGAKQRPAKVAKVSNQEEIEIEVAEVLFGLRQYPAPSVNPELAGNPSSMKVEDREEESSTLVGKARASSPLSPQQSVGLPPKALSSMAAASPALGAPKRKRPRPVKPEEEKSGFGSGVISTISASSIDEAEKMEVSSPKGDKNSLDVVPNGVDGARSIKFETNQESEKFHLIQENKPAFLDATAKAAEEKVIPDVICSEKSEPQVELTGLVKPEVSSEDATKGFSSSLSTCDGQKEQNFKIDLMAPPAKSMMDGDTNGDSTLEIEAVNAKEEIILSEGKEKAVPKVQEEVPSNDSELEKRAEMSGAGEQAKQSKDRMLDLHMDVEISDREGCKQHGQKNSKVARGDMKAPDVYIQKEKPAPHGSGTAPAMAGPAPLPHVTIPGWPGGLPPIGYIGQAPASWPGAPPAQAVVSMEGNPGAPTLQPHILLPHQRYKRCATHCFIAKMISYLQHIARINPFWAAASNASLFGAKPCNLNAMPSTEGMILAGPISGAFPAANFTTSGRTAASIQDKGNGNAATYGSHTPKEKASAQVADGPRKQQTAVQQPTIAPSAANIPVAAAVRPGGSETPVSGHAVAPSAAQVGGSGAVATVNYNYANFPTNEAQYIAMVQGSDYPFQIPAHVGAAAAASAYRSSSVHLGQAAAAPPPQFFSGSFYASQMLHPSQIQQAQSQAPQQGQQNPSTSSGSSSSHKHSQQQRLQGGGGSSSHNYKQQQQLQQEPQLQVPQKMHQSPSNSVHPHHNSNASQPCQREAGHPAEGDSPSAADRKVSPNFLTHANHHLHPTVNTSYGISPLPVPIHHAQNFSIMSSLGSTKNGEKQLLQPQSSDPHLQYSLKGMEFLPSQTFAMSFPPGIDFSMAQGHHAIFQNLPESYRQSYQLAAAQAVAAAASAQQQHVQRPTNQKIGDDSKSASDHIGGAISQEERTAGGTKAAPAVASHTLTFSRQSENNENASISIFGSSPSHVSNPAILENQSRSLNLVSAPANGTRVSCPTSSSTTNTQQSQQQSQFIARSKSGTSNANVPTVSLQTAIPVSYTDRLPVNMFPGGLSAFPQALIPGTAQSPQWKSAAAVSNARTVASASLPSPQKQPKGPVAGPGSSAVHSQISFANNGVNAKVTAMPMGGHVTHGLPNSSSSSNVSNAAPARPHSSTPITGSPSPSITKSSGNPSTRTAAATKGGVLPTPVPAASQPQKNSHTSSNRKSSPPLGGRNNLPSSFGHPQLVQGSSLKQSQQQPVQPSNLKTQHQSQPQLNKAQYQPAQIYFANNYLAAQSSQAPPHAAAGYYPKPSSSVQSSICNLPQRRPSSEQSQNLTSVSSNSAATGALSLGGSSLSLTSSAPESLKSGNTSNAAPRGSVGVLHTHQFTTPLSTAANPANNPTAAAVVAAAFPYLHAVSTVPMKSADHSSAGTKQKQEKIQ